From the Excalfactoria chinensis isolate bCotChi1 chromosome 1, bCotChi1.hap2, whole genome shotgun sequence genome, one window contains:
- the EMG1 gene encoding ribosomal RNA small subunit methyltransferase NEP1: protein MAAPRRPREEKEQDNDDVLLEAKRVRGQRRLLVVLEGASLETVKVGKTFELLNCDKHKALLLRSGRDPGEVRPDITHQSLLMLMDSPLNRAGLLQVYIHTQKNVLIEVNPQTRIPRTFDRFCGLMVQLLHKLSVRAADGPQKLLKVIKNPVSDHLPVGCMKIGTSFAAPNVTDLRELVPTAEPVTIVVGAFAHGSVNVDYTEKTISISNYPLSAALTCAKITTAFEEAWGVL, encoded by the exons ATGGCGGCGCCCAGGCGGCCGCGTGAAGAGAAGGAGCAGGACAATGATGATGTTCTGTTAGAAGCTAAACGTGTCCGGGGGCAACGGCGGCTTCTGGTGGTGCTGGAAGGGGCGAGCCTGGAGACAGTGAAG GTGGGGAAGACGTTCGAGCTTCTCAATTGCGACAAGCATAAGGCGCTGCTGCTGCGGAGCGGCCGGGACCCCGGGGAGGTGCGGCCCGACATCACCCACCAG agtCTTCTCATGCTTATGGATAGCCCTCTGAATCGGGCTGGTCTTCTGCAAGTTTACATCCATACCCAGAAGAATGTTTTAATTGAAGTTAATCCTCAGACCAGGATCCCAAGAACTTTTGATCGATTCTGTGGCCTTATGG TTCAGTTGCTGCATAAGCTCAGTGTTAGAGCAGCTGATGGTCCTCAGAAATTATTGAAG gtCATTAAAAATCCAGTCAGTGACCACCTACCCGTGGGCTGTATGAAGATAGGTACCTCTTTTGCGGCTCCAAATGTGACAGATCTGCGTGAACTGGTTCCTACAGCAGAGCCCGTAACTATTGTTGTGGGAGCTTTTGCCCACGGTTCA GTCAATGTGGACTATACAGAAAAGACGATCTCTATCAGCAACTATCCCCTCTCTGCTGCCCTCACATGTGCTAAAATTACTACTGCCTTTGAGGAAGCCTGGGGAGTACTATGA